One genomic region from Rhizomicrobium palustre encodes:
- a CDS encoding DUF559 domain-containing protein — protein sequence MRGLRFRRQRPIGPYVVDFLCSRARLVVELDGDQHGADQAMRYDAVRTEWLRQQGYSVLRFANGAVLRNRQMVIDAILHHLEEHDIPLPGNAAGISDPPPKGGWQRGGEMQRFHVKRH from the coding sequence TTGCGGGGGCTGCGGTTCCGCCGCCAGCGGCCGATTGGGCCGTATGTGGTCGATTTCTTGTGCTCCCGGGCGCGGCTGGTTGTGGAACTGGACGGGGATCAGCACGGGGCCGATCAGGCGATGCGCTACGACGCGGTGCGGACCGAATGGCTAAGGCAGCAAGGCTATTCTGTGCTGCGTTTTGCAAATGGTGCTGTGTTACGGAACCGGCAGATGGTTATTGACGCCATCCTGCATCACCTCGAAGAACACGACATACCCCTCCCCGGAAATGCCGCTGGCATTTCCGACCCTCCCCCAAAGGGAGGGTGGCAAAGAGGGGGCGAGATGCAGCGCTTTCATGTTAAAAGACACTGA
- a CDS encoding alpha/beta fold hydrolase: protein MLNRRTVLCSTTAFAVLSAARAEPNNLVAVRGTRLYVERFGNKKAMPIVYVHGGPGSGSYDAGLYQGARLSAGAQLICLDQRGVLRSDPETAVTVNDIIEDLEGVRQALGIRRWVLWGHSFGGYYATKYALRYPSAVAGLVYENITLDPDGSMKHMLRACAALLDQKGFTAERDAALALIDAPVSTRERLLSYSRLSMKLGADRQRLYVHQEAMLDFFPKLVAASGLGARWRQEGAHYDALIKDDALLEDLRPLMPQITAPALMIRGRYDLATPPEQVEAYLKGPRRKLEVFEESSHFVHAEEADGFARSVLRFMKTLPA, encoded by the coding sequence ATGCTTAACCGACGCACTGTGCTCTGTTCAACTACCGCCTTCGCCGTCCTCTCCGCCGCGCGCGCGGAGCCAAACAATCTCGTCGCGGTGCGTGGCACACGCCTTTATGTCGAACGCTTCGGCAATAAGAAGGCGATGCCCATCGTCTATGTGCATGGCGGGCCGGGATCGGGCAGCTATGATGCCGGTCTTTATCAAGGCGCGCGCCTTTCCGCGGGGGCGCAGTTGATCTGCCTCGATCAGCGCGGGGTGCTTCGCTCTGACCCCGAAACCGCCGTCACGGTGAATGACATCATCGAGGATCTGGAAGGGGTGCGCCAAGCACTCGGCATTCGGCGCTGGGTGCTGTGGGGCCATTCTTTCGGCGGCTATTACGCCACCAAATATGCCTTGCGCTACCCGTCGGCGGTGGCGGGGCTGGTCTATGAGAACATCACCCTTGATCCCGATGGTTCGATGAAACACATGCTGCGGGCTTGCGCGGCGCTGCTGGATCAGAAAGGCTTCACGGCCGAGCGTGACGCCGCGCTGGCACTGATCGACGCGCCCGTTTCCACGCGCGAGCGTCTCCTCAGCTATTCGCGCTTGAGCATGAAGCTGGGTGCCGACCGCCAACGCCTTTATGTGCATCAGGAAGCGATGCTCGACTTTTTCCCCAAGCTGGTGGCGGCCTCTGGGCTTGGCGCCCGATGGCGGCAGGAAGGCGCCCATTACGACGCGCTGATCAAGGACGATGCCTTGCTGGAAGATTTGCGCCCCCTGATGCCGCAGATCACCGCTCCGGCCTTGATGATCCGCGGGCGCTACGATCTCGCCACCCCGCCGGAGCAAGTGGAGGCGTATTTAAAGGGGCCTCGGCGTAAGCTCGAGGTCTTCGAGGAGAGCAGTCATTTCGTCCATGCCGAAGAAGCCGACGGCTTCGCCCGCTCGGTGCTGCGTTTCATGAAGACGCTTCCGGCGTAA
- a CDS encoding ABC transporter ATP-binding protein → MSSAASPAKVELKNVKKRFGPKVVLDGLNLTIPSGQSLVVIGGSGTGKSVMIKCVLGILKPDAGEIFVDGEEVTKISGTARDHYLRKFGMLFQGAALFDSMKVWENVAFGLIQGRGVKKKQAREIAFDKLARVGLPADVGELFPSELSGGMQKRVGLARAIAADPEIIFFDEPTTGLDPIMSDVINDLIVATRQSGTTSLSITHDLASARKIADQIAMLYKGKIIWQGPTKDIDNSGNPYVDQFIHGRAEGPIKMEVKA, encoded by the coding sequence ATGAGCAGCGCAGCCTCTCCGGCTAAAGTCGAACTCAAGAACGTCAAGAAGCGCTTCGGGCCCAAAGTGGTGCTCGATGGGCTGAACCTCACCATCCCCAGCGGCCAATCGCTGGTCGTGATCGGCGGCTCGGGCACGGGCAAATCGGTGATGATCAAATGTGTGCTCGGCATTCTGAAGCCCGATGCGGGCGAGATTTTTGTCGATGGCGAGGAGGTGACCAAAATCTCCGGCACCGCGCGCGATCATTACTTGCGCAAATTCGGTATGCTGTTTCAGGGCGCCGCCCTCTTCGACTCCATGAAGGTGTGGGAGAATGTGGCCTTCGGGCTGATCCAGGGCCGCGGCGTGAAGAAGAAGCAGGCGCGCGAGATCGCTTTCGACAAGCTGGCCCGCGTGGGGCTTCCCGCCGATGTCGGCGAGCTTTTCCCCTCCGAGCTTTCCGGCGGCATGCAGAAGCGCGTGGGCCTGGCGCGTGCCATCGCGGCGGACCCCGAGATCATCTTCTTCGATGAGCCGACCACCGGGCTTGATCCCATCATGTCCGATGTCATCAACGACCTCATCGTGGCGACGCGCCAGAGCGGCACCACCTCGCTCTCCATCACCCATGATCTTGCCAGCGCGCGCAAGATCGCCGACCAGATCGCCATGCTCTATAAGGGTAAGATCATCTGGCAGGGCCCGACCAAGGATATCGACAACAGCGGGAACCCCTATGTCGATCAGTTCATCCACGGCCGCGCCGAAGGCCCGATCAAGATGGAAGTGAAGGCGTAA
- a CDS encoding serine hydrolase domain-containing protein, with the protein MRQSAKLSIAASLLLMASASAADYTPVHCAERQAYAGRPLHEAIPMPAPASVPDVALNPARSARLDAALATIMAKTDASAITAAVGIEGEGLWTANSGTALPLFWASVGKTFTAAVVLQLVQEGKISLDDKVSRWVKDVPNGDVVTLRDLLAHTSGLFSANEDLKVHAEPRYRSPAETLAIARRHGAMFCPSADWHYSNTGYDLLGEIVERVDHRPIDQAITARIITPLGLKSLRALPPGGGSEGVAPLVSKQEKPIDPSWAGAAGPIVGNAADMVRFWSALFDGRVIAPALTAKMTSTLYPMFDPGTFYGLGVMVFDVSDGNKRLLWIGHAGGTPGASALAVYSPADHAFVAVALTGDSSAVASANFLLKALAN; encoded by the coding sequence ATGAGACAGAGTGCCAAGCTTTCTATCGCCGCATCGCTCCTGCTGATGGCAAGTGCCAGTGCCGCTGATTACACCCCAGTGCATTGCGCCGAGCGCCAGGCTTACGCCGGCCGGCCGTTGCATGAAGCTATCCCCATGCCCGCGCCTGCTTCCGTGCCCGACGTTGCGCTCAATCCAGCGCGGTCCGCTCGCCTTGATGCCGCGCTGGCGACGATCATGGCAAAGACGGACGCCTCCGCCATCACCGCAGCAGTCGGTATCGAGGGTGAAGGGCTGTGGACGGCAAACTCCGGCACAGCGCTTCCCTTGTTCTGGGCCAGTGTCGGCAAAACCTTCACCGCCGCGGTCGTGTTGCAGCTCGTGCAAGAGGGCAAGATTTCGCTCGACGATAAGGTGTCGCGCTGGGTGAAAGATGTGCCCAATGGCGATGTCGTCACGCTGCGCGATCTTCTGGCCCATACCAGCGGGCTCTTCAGCGCGAACGAGGATCTGAAGGTGCATGCCGAGCCGCGCTATCGCAGCCCCGCCGAAACCCTCGCCATCGCACGCCGCCACGGGGCCATGTTCTGTCCGAGCGCGGATTGGCATTATTCCAATACCGGCTACGACCTCCTTGGCGAGATTGTTGAGCGCGTCGATCACCGCCCGATAGACCAGGCGATCACGGCGCGGATCATCACCCCGCTGGGGCTGAAATCGCTGCGCGCGCTGCCGCCGGGCGGCGGGTCGGAGGGTGTGGCGCCGCTCGTCTCCAAACAGGAAAAGCCGATTGATCCAAGCTGGGCGGGCGCTGCAGGTCCGATTGTTGGCAATGCGGCCGATATGGTCCGCTTCTGGTCGGCGCTCTTTGATGGCCGTGTGATCGCGCCCGCGCTGACGGCGAAGATGACCTCCACGCTTTATCCCATGTTCGATCCCGGCACCTTTTACGGTCTTGGCGTCATGGTGTTCGACGTGTCCGATGGCAATAAGCGGCTGTTGTGGATTGGTCATGCCGGCGGCACACCGGGCGCCAGCGCGCTCGCCGTCTATTCCCCCGCCGATCACGCCTTCGTCGCGGTCGCCCTCACCGGCGATAGCTCCGCGGTCGCTTCAGCCAATTTCCTGCTGAAAGCGCTTGCAAACTAG
- the radA gene encoding DNA repair protein RadA: MAKTSFVCQSCGAVHSKWSGKCDACGGWNTISEEAAPAPLGSNALKRQKGRVFALEDLKTEDKEPARRITGIHEFDRVCGGGLVPGCALLVGGDPGVGKSTIILQALASFARAGGSAIYISGEESMAQVRSRASRMGLSDSPVALGSATCVEDILATLEKAKSPSVIAIDSIQTLWTGALEAAPGTVAQVRTSSFDLVRFAKSSGSSLILVGHVTKDGQIAGPKAVEHLVDAVLYFEGERGHQFRILRAVKNRFGPTDEIGVFEMTGKGLAEVANPSALFLGDRNSASPGTAVFAGIEGTRPLLVEVQALVAQPGYGTPRRAVVGWDTGRLAMILAVLDSRGGVGVSAQDVYLNIAGGLKVGEPAADLASAAALISSFAGIALPKDTVFFGEISLTGDIRPAPQPELRLKEAVKLGFTTAVVPKDTKTEVAGMTLKPVKDVGDLIAFCGAGER, encoded by the coding sequence ATGGCCAAGACCTCTTTTGTTTGTCAGTCCTGCGGTGCGGTGCATTCCAAGTGGAGCGGCAAGTGTGATGCTTGCGGCGGCTGGAACACCATCAGCGAAGAGGCTGCGCCCGCGCCGCTCGGCTCCAATGCCTTGAAGCGGCAGAAGGGGCGGGTTTTCGCGCTGGAGGATTTGAAGACCGAAGACAAGGAGCCCGCGCGGCGCATCACCGGCATTCATGAATTTGATCGCGTCTGCGGCGGCGGTTTGGTGCCCGGCTGCGCGCTGCTCGTGGGCGGCGATCCCGGCGTGGGCAAATCCACCATCATCTTGCAGGCTCTCGCCAGCTTCGCGCGGGCTGGCGGCAGCGCGATCTATATCTCGGGCGAAGAATCCATGGCCCAGGTGCGCTCGCGCGCTTCCCGCATGGGGCTTTCCGATAGTCCGGTGGCGCTGGGCTCGGCGACTTGTGTGGAAGATATTCTGGCGACTCTGGAGAAAGCCAAGTCCCCCAGCGTGATCGCCATCGACTCCATTCAAACGCTGTGGACCGGCGCCTTGGAAGCCGCCCCCGGCACGGTGGCGCAGGTCAGAACCTCATCGTTTGATCTGGTGCGCTTTGCGAAGTCGTCCGGCTCCTCGCTGATCCTGGTCGGCCATGTCACCAAGGATGGGCAGATTGCAGGGCCGAAGGCGGTGGAGCATTTGGTCGATGCCGTGCTCTATTTCGAAGGTGAGCGCGGCCATCAGTTCCGCATCTTGCGCGCGGTGAAAAATCGTTTCGGGCCGACCGACGAAATCGGCGTCTTCGAGATGACCGGCAAGGGCCTGGCCGAAGTCGCCAACCCCTCGGCGCTGTTCCTCGGCGACCGCAATTCGGCCTCCCCGGGCACGGCAGTGTTTGCAGGCATCGAAGGCACGCGGCCTTTGCTGGTGGAGGTGCAGGCCCTCGTCGCGCAGCCGGGCTATGGCACACCAAGACGGGCTGTGGTGGGCTGGGACACCGGGCGACTCGCCATGATTCTGGCCGTGCTCGATTCGCGCGGCGGGGTGGGGGTGAGCGCCCAGGACGTCTATCTCAATATCGCGGGCGGGTTGAAGGTGGGCGAGCCCGCAGCCGATCTCGCCTCGGCGGCGGCGCTGATTTCCTCCTTCGCCGGAATCGCGCTGCCCAAGGACACGGTGTTTTTCGGGGAAATCAGCCTGACCGGCGATATCCGCCCGGCGCCCCAGCCCGAATTGCGCCTGAAAGAGGCGGTCAAACTCGGCTTTACCACCGCCGTCGTCCCGAAGGACACTAAGACCGAGGTCGCGGGCATGACCCTGAAGCCGGTCAAGGATGTCGGCGATCTGATTGCCTTTTGCGGGGCAGGGGAGCGGTGA
- a CDS encoding AbiJ-NTD4 domain-containing protein — protein sequence MSDSESYLPFSQRAGLEPIPPQLKLGDVSPQLRRLIHYCVALEIDRGTSSSYESVYFKQNWKRVATDLHVFYFGQLIDSFDYNVRRFHQHLNEIILRASIGKLFDLIEFLVRHSGCSAQLKGELAAAFIEARAAYRIFDNQYIVAIGTEEQAAAFERAIADAEAKNATAARKQLIAAGAALRNSDWAGCVRESIHAVEAMAVRLAPGTTTLGAALRVLEQEGHLHGGLKSAFSSLYGYSSDEEGIRHALVFSDEAQVDEADGLFMLGACASFVSYLLARSK from the coding sequence ATGAGCGATTCCGAATCTTACCTCCCCTTCTCTCAACGCGCTGGACTTGAACCGATCCCTCCGCAGCTAAAACTGGGAGATGTGTCTCCTCAGTTGCGCCGCCTCATTCACTACTGCGTGGCCCTTGAAATCGATCGAGGAACTAGCTCAAGCTACGAGTCTGTCTACTTCAAACAAAATTGGAAACGGGTAGCAACGGACCTGCATGTTTTCTATTTTGGACAGCTAATTGATAGCTTCGACTACAACGTACGCAGATTCCACCAACATCTTAATGAAATCATTCTTCGCGCTAGTATTGGTAAGCTGTTCGACTTGATCGAGTTTCTCGTCAGGCATTCGGGCTGCAGCGCCCAATTAAAGGGCGAGCTTGCTGCCGCGTTTATTGAGGCACGTGCTGCGTACCGGATATTTGATAATCAATACATCGTGGCTATTGGTACTGAAGAGCAAGCGGCAGCGTTCGAGCGCGCCATTGCAGATGCAGAGGCCAAGAACGCGACCGCTGCACGAAAACAACTCATCGCCGCCGGCGCGGCCCTTCGCAACTCGGATTGGGCCGGCTGCGTGCGAGAAAGCATTCACGCAGTAGAAGCGATGGCCGTACGTCTAGCGCCTGGTACGACAACGCTGGGAGCTGCTCTCAGAGTTTTGGAGCAGGAAGGCCATTTGCATGGAGGGCTTAAGTCAGCCTTTAGCTCACTCTATGGTTATTCAAGTGACGAAGAAGGCATTCGACACGCACTTGTATTCAGTGATGAAGCCCAGGTCGACGAAGCAGATGGATTGTTCATGCTGGGAGCCTGCGCATCATTTGTGTCCTATCTGCTAGCTCGCAGCAAGTAA
- a CDS encoding helix-turn-helix domain-containing protein codes for MKNRLRVLRAERDWSQAELAQKLGVARQSINAVETGKFDPSLTLAFRIAKLFEMPVEAIFENSEIL; via the coding sequence GTGAAAAATCGTCTTCGCGTGCTGCGCGCCGAGAGAGACTGGAGCCAAGCCGAGCTTGCGCAAAAGCTCGGCGTGGCGCGGCAAAGCATCAATGCGGTGGAGACCGGAAAATTCGATCCATCCCTGACGCTCGCCTTTCGTATCGCAAAGCTATTTGAAATGCCTGTCGAGGCTATTTTCGAGAACAGCGAAATCCTGTGA
- a CDS encoding CvpA family protein: MSLAFQFVDILVVAVILISAIYATYRGLVSESLSIFGWLAAAYAALYIGPYCAGWMRSMIEPAWLGEAVGFVLVFLVVLIPMHFAASRITANVKRSEVGTLDSVLGTGYGVLRGLAVVGIAFLVFMMVFPGRPPSWITNARLYPVIYAAAEIVVSVTPLENPKVDGKPGHKQEAVPEEPARKKPASIKDLLQDQPFGRAKQEREDKASASEKQHSEKAGDDTSATPPQAEQPAAESPHKEKAKSVKSPTKPHTAKKAPADKDQNAAEAGEGKAAASKQGQVSKKTYGAKDRHALDRLIETSHGDESGKP, translated from the coding sequence ATGAGCTTGGCGTTTCAGTTCGTCGATATTCTCGTGGTCGCGGTCATCCTGATCTCGGCGATCTATGCGACCTATCGCGGTCTCGTCTCCGAATCGCTGTCGATTTTCGGCTGGCTGGCCGCCGCCTATGCCGCGCTCTATATCGGCCCTTATTGCGCGGGCTGGATGCGCAGCATGATCGAACCGGCCTGGCTGGGGGAAGCGGTGGGCTTTGTGCTCGTCTTCCTGGTCGTGCTTATCCCGATGCATTTCGCGGCCTCGCGCATCACCGCCAATGTGAAGCGTTCCGAAGTGGGAACTTTGGATAGCGTGCTTGGGACCGGCTATGGCGTGTTGCGCGGGCTGGCCGTGGTGGGCATCGCGTTTCTTGTCTTCATGATGGTCTTTCCGGGCCGCCCGCCGAGCTGGATCACCAATGCGCGACTTTATCCGGTGATCTATGCCGCCGCCGAAATCGTGGTCTCGGTCACCCCGCTGGAAAACCCCAAGGTGGATGGCAAGCCCGGCCACAAGCAGGAGGCGGTGCCCGAAGAGCCTGCGCGCAAGAAGCCCGCCAGCATCAAGGACCTTTTGCAGGACCAGCCTTTCGGCCGCGCCAAGCAGGAGCGCGAGGATAAAGCCTCCGCCAGCGAGAAGCAGCACAGCGAAAAAGCGGGCGATGACACGAGCGCCACCCCGCCACAGGCCGAGCAGCCCGCCGCCGAAAGCCCCCACAAGGAAAAGGCTAAAAGCGTAAAATCCCCAACAAAACCCCATACCGCCAAGAAAGCGCCCGCAGATAAAGACCAAAATGCGGCGGAGGCTGGCGAGGGTAAAGCCGCGGCATCGAAACAGGGGCAAGTTTCCAAGAAGACCTATGGCGCCAAGGACCGCCACGCGCTAGACAGGCTGATCGAAACCAGCCACGGCGACGAAAGCGGCAAGCCATGA
- the purF gene encoding amidophosphoribosyltransferase, whose protein sequence is MNNGLSGPYDIEGADSLHEECGVFGIFGHHGAGALTILGLHALQHRGQEAAGVVSYDQGQFIAERHPGLVGDIFGKNSGYAANLKGDYAIGHNRYSTAGGSAVRNIQPLFADLTGGGITIAHNGNLTNAYALRSKLVQEGAIFQSTSDTEVIIHLTARSSKTQVVDKLIDALKQVEGAYSLVALTSKKMIGVRDPFGVRPLVIGKLDGAPILASETCALDIIGAEYVRDVEPGEVVVFTKGEMESYHPFQKVKPRFCVFEYIYFARPDSMMEGQNVYQVRKNIGEELAREAPAEADLVIPVPDSGVPAALGFSQASGIPFELGIIRNHYVGRTFIEPTDGIRHLGVRRKHNPNRATLNGKRVVLIDDSIVRGTTSKKIVQMVRDAGAAEVHFRVASPPTKHSCFYGVDTPNEHALLAHEMNLEEMAKFIGVDSLAFISTDGLYRAVGEERRNPAAPQFCDACFSGDYPIRIVDADAKESQLSFLVEA, encoded by the coding sequence ATGAATAATGGGTTGAGCGGCCCCTATGACATTGAGGGCGCCGACAGCTTGCATGAAGAGTGCGGCGTTTTCGGAATCTTCGGCCATCACGGCGCAGGCGCGCTGACCATCCTTGGCCTGCATGCCTTGCAGCACCGGGGCCAGGAAGCGGCGGGCGTGGTCTCTTATGATCAGGGCCAGTTCATCGCCGAGCGCCATCCGGGCCTTGTCGGCGATATCTTCGGCAAGAATTCCGGCTATGCCGCCAACCTCAAGGGCGATTACGCCATCGGCCACAACCGCTATTCCACGGCGGGCGGCTCGGCGGTGCGCAACATCCAGCCCTTGTTCGCGGATCTGACCGGCGGCGGCATCACCATCGCCCATAACGGCAACCTCACCAACGCCTATGCCTTGCGCTCCAAGCTGGTGCAGGAAGGCGCGATCTTCCAATCGACCTCGGATACCGAGGTGATCATCCACCTCACCGCACGCAGCTCCAAGACGCAGGTCGTCGACAAGCTGATCGATGCCTTAAAGCAGGTCGAAGGCGCCTATTCGCTGGTGGCGCTGACCTCCAAGAAGATGATCGGCGTGCGCGATCCCTTTGGCGTGCGCCCGCTCGTCATCGGCAAGCTCGATGGCGCCCCGATTCTGGCGTCCGAAACCTGCGCGCTCGACATTATCGGCGCCGAATATGTGCGCGATGTGGAACCGGGCGAAGTGGTCGTCTTCACCAAGGGCGAGATGGAAAGCTATCACCCCTTCCAGAAGGTGAAGCCGCGTTTCTGCGTCTTCGAGTACATCTATTTCGCCCGCCCCGATTCCATGATGGAAGGGCAGAACGTCTATCAGGTGCGCAAGAACATCGGCGAAGAGCTGGCGCGCGAAGCCCCGGCGGAGGCCGATCTTGTCATTCCGGTGCCCGATTCCGGCGTGCCCGCCGCGCTCGGCTTCTCGCAAGCCAGCGGCATTCCCTTCGAGCTTGGCATCATCCGCAATCACTATGTCGGGCGTACCTTCATCGAGCCGACCGATGGCATTCGCCATCTCGGCGTGCGCCGCAAACACAATCCCAACCGCGCCACGCTGAACGGCAAGCGCGTGGTCTTGATCGACGATTCCATCGTGCGCGGCACCACCTCCAAGAAGATCGTGCAGATGGTGCGCGATGCGGGCGCCGCCGAGGTGCATTTCCGCGTCGCCAGCCCGCCGACCAAGCATTCCTGCTTCTATGGCGTCGACACGCCGAACGAGCATGCCCTGCTGGCGCATGAGATGAACCTGGAAGAAATGGCCAAGTTCATCGGCGTCGATAGCCTCGCCTTCATCTCGACCGACGGGCTTTACCGCGCCGTGGGCGAGGAGCGCCGCAATCCCGCCGCGCCGCAATTCTGCGATGCCTGTTTCTCCGGCGATTATCCCATCCGCATCGTGGATGCCGACGCCAAGGAGAGCCAGCTCTCCTTCCTCGTCGAAGCCTGA
- a CDS encoding serine hydrolase domain-containing protein: MLAAATPAVAASDRALDSVLAGFDKDEHPDLKGVVVLRDGKIVAERYFNGETPETLHDIRSAGKSITALLMGIAMDQRHIRSVGDPVARYWPEAQGSAIGDVPLRDVLTMRSGLAAFDEDPASPGNEDKMDEAADPLAFVLSLPRADPPGTRYRYNSVTAYVAGAVVAKATGQTLAAFAGANLFAPLGIKDWQWSADQAGYTKGQGNLSLTTRSLAKIGELVRKDGEYHGRRIVAATWLHEALAPKVMISASDPFADGYGYFWYSKLHEINGKPVQVSFASGNGGNKIYVVPSRHLVVAITSSAYGRGYGQRRSEAILKAILSASDK, encoded by the coding sequence TTGCTTGCGGCGGCAACGCCTGCGGTGGCTGCAAGTGATCGCGCGCTTGATAGCGTCCTTGCCGGTTTTGATAAGGATGAGCACCCCGATTTAAAGGGCGTGGTCGTGCTACGCGATGGGAAGATCGTAGCCGAGCGCTATTTCAACGGGGAGACCCCCGAGACGCTGCACGATATCCGTTCAGCGGGGAAGAGCATCACAGCCCTACTGATGGGCATTGCGATGGATCAGCGTCATATCAGGAGTGTCGGCGATCCCGTCGCGCGGTATTGGCCTGAGGCGCAAGGCAGCGCGATCGGGGATGTGCCGTTACGAGATGTGCTGACGATGCGCTCAGGTCTTGCCGCCTTTGATGAAGACCCCGCCTCGCCCGGCAACGAAGACAAGATGGATGAAGCCGCCGACCCGCTGGCCTTTGTGCTCTCCTTGCCGCGGGCCGATCCGCCCGGCACGCGCTATCGGTATAATTCGGTGACGGCCTATGTCGCGGGCGCAGTGGTCGCCAAAGCCACAGGACAGACACTGGCCGCCTTTGCGGGCGCCAATTTGTTCGCACCGCTCGGCATCAAAGACTGGCAGTGGAGCGCCGACCAGGCTGGCTACACCAAAGGGCAAGGAAACCTCTCGCTCACGACGCGCAGCCTCGCCAAGATTGGAGAACTGGTCCGTAAGGACGGAGAATATCATGGACGGCGCATCGTCGCCGCTACGTGGCTGCACGAGGCGCTCGCGCCCAAGGTCATGATTTCTGCCAGCGATCCCTTCGCCGATGGTTACGGCTATTTCTGGTATTCCAAGCTTCACGAGATCAATGGCAAGCCAGTCCAGGTATCCTTCGCCTCAGGCAATGGCGGCAACAAAATATACGTTGTGCCCAGCCGTCATCTGGTGGTGGCGATTACCTCGAGCGCCTATGGCCGCGGATATGGGCAACGGCGGTCGGAGGCCATCTTGAAAGCGATTCTTTCTGCCTCCGACAAATAG
- a CDS encoding SDR family NAD(P)-dependent oxidoreductase, producing the protein MSAPRLVLITGASRGIGRAAAVALAGEGCHLVLVARSVGGLEETDDAVKAAGGSATLVPLDLRDGDGLDRLGASIFERWGKLDGFLGNAGVLGALTPLSHLDVKLYDELLAVNVTANWRLIRSLDPLLKRAEAGRVVFVSSSVAQKPRAFWGGYAMTKAALESLALTYAAECEATPVKVNVLNPGATATAMRAKAMPGEDPSTLPSAEAVAALAAKMLTPEWTEQGAVVKYREWVKG; encoded by the coding sequence ATGTCTGCGCCGCGCCTGGTGCTGATCACCGGGGCTTCGCGCGGCATTGGCCGGGCCGCCGCGGTGGCTTTGGCGGGCGAGGGTTGCCATCTTGTGCTGGTGGCGCGCTCGGTGGGCGGGCTTGAAGAAACCGATGATGCGGTGAAGGCTGCGGGTGGCTCGGCCACACTGGTGCCGCTGGATTTGCGCGATGGCGATGGCCTCGACCGGCTTGGCGCCTCCATTTTCGAGCGCTGGGGAAAGCTGGACGGCTTCCTCGGCAATGCCGGTGTGCTCGGCGCGCTGACGCCGCTCTCTCATCTCGATGTGAAGCTTTATGACGAGCTTCTGGCCGTGAATGTCACCGCCAATTGGCGGCTGATCCGCTCGCTTGATCCGCTGCTGAAACGCGCTGAGGCGGGCAGGGTGGTGTTTGTGAGTTCGAGCGTAGCGCAGAAGCCGCGCGCCTTCTGGGGCGGTTACGCCATGACCAAGGCCGCGCTCGAAAGCCTGGCCCTGACCTATGCCGCCGAATGCGAAGCAACGCCTGTGAAGGTCAATGTGCTGAACCCCGGCGCCACCGCGACCGCGATGCGCGCCAAAGCCATGCCGGGAGAGGACCCATCCACGCTGCCGTCTGCCGAAGCCGTAGCCGCGCTCGCAGCGAAGATGCTGACTCCGGAGTGGACGGAGCAGGGCGCGGTAGTGAAATACAGGGAGTGGGTGAAGGGGTAG
- a CDS encoding MlaE family ABC transporter permease: MNFFASVGRATLGLFREVGRLSVFTLDSVTSFVRPPIYWSLMLRQIMQIGYFSLPVVGLTAFFTGAVLALQIYIGTARYGAEQFVPTVVLIGILRELGPVIAGLMVAGRVAAAIAAELGTMRVTEQIDALTTLATRPIKYLVVPRLMAALISVPILVAIADSIGVFGGYIAATKSLGFTGSIYLSTTMQALNSNDIISGLIKAVVFGFLIALMGCYNGFNSKGGAQGVGAATTNAVVASSILILAANYVLTNIFNFFGI, encoded by the coding sequence ATGAACTTCTTTGCTTCTGTCGGTCGCGCCACGCTTGGGTTGTTCCGCGAAGTGGGACGCTTGTCGGTCTTCACCCTGGATTCCGTGACGAGCTTTGTGCGCCCGCCGATCTATTGGTCGCTGATGCTGCGCCAGATCATGCAGATCGGCTATTTTTCGCTGCCGGTGGTAGGCTTGACGGCTTTCTTCACCGGCGCGGTGCTGGCCTTGCAGATCTATATCGGCACGGCGCGCTATGGCGCCGAGCAATTCGTGCCGACGGTGGTGTTGATCGGTATCCTGCGCGAACTCGGACCGGTGATCGCGGGTCTGATGGTGGCGGGGCGTGTGGCCGCGGCGATCGCCGCTGAGCTTGGCACCATGCGGGTGACCGAACAGATCGATGCGCTGACCACGCTGGCGACACGGCCGATCAAATATCTCGTGGTGCCGCGGCTGATGGCGGCGCTGATCTCGGTGCCGATCCTGGTGGCCATCGCCGATTCCATCGGCGTGTTCGGCGGCTATATCGCGGCGACGAAGAGCCTCGGCTTCACCGGTTCGATCTATCTTTCCACGACCATGCAGGCGCTCAATTCCAATGACATCATCTCCGGCCTGATCAAGGCGGTGGTGTTCGGTTTCCTGATCGCACTGATGGGCTGTTATAACGGCTTCAATTCCAAGGGCGGCGCGCAAGGCGTGGGCGCGGCCACCACCAATGCCGTCGTGGCCTCCTCGATCCTGATCCTGGCGGCCAATTACGTCCTCACCAATATCTTCAACTTCTTCGGCATTTAG